A stretch of DNA from Lysinibacillus sp. B2A1:
GAACGAAAACTGTTCAAAAAATAGCTTCAACAACTGATTTAAAGGAGCTTCCGCAGCAAGATTTAATTGTAATTGCGGTTAAATATGGTCAATTACACGAGCTGTACGAACAATTGTCATTATTATCGAAAGAAGTTCCCTTACTATTTATGCAAAATGGCTTAGCACATTATGAGGAAGCACTACAATTAGCGCAAAAGAATATAGCTTTTTGCACGGTGTCATTCGGCGCCCAACTGATAGATTCATCAACTGTACAACATAGAGGTGTTGGTGTTTGTAAGATTGCATTAGAAAGAGGAGCAAGTGCTATATTCAATAGGCTATTATTCCTCGAGAATGCTTTGTTTCCAGTTCAATTGGTGGATAATGCACAACAAATATTATTTGAGAAAGCTGTACTGAATAGCTTGATTAATCCATTGACAGCTGTTTTGCAAGTGAAAAACGGGGAGTTAGTCACAAATAAACAAGCGTTTTTAATTATGCAAACCATCTATAAAGAGCTAATGGTGGCTTTTAAAGGAATTGAAGAAACGATACCCTTTTCTAAAGTCGTTGATTTATGTGAACAAACAGCGAATAACACTTCTTCCATGCTGACAGACCGAGTACAAGGAAGAAAAAGCGAAATTGATACGATTGTTGGGGTGCTGCTCAATAAGGCTTTAAAAAATGGTCATCATTTGCCAACCCTGCGTACTTTATATCACCAAGTACTTGCAATTGAAGAGTGTGGTGAAAGACGTTGAAAGATTTTTTACATATTGTGATTAGTGTCATTATTTTTTGCCCAATTCTTCTTTTTGTAATTGTCTATTTAATTGGTCGAAAGGTAAAAATCCGAGGCACACATGCTTTTGGGGCTGCTTCAGATGTAACGACATTTTGTTTGTTTTTTTCAGTGCCGTTAGCAATTGGTGTTTTGTGGAGTGTCAATGTTGGTGTGCTTTTAGTAATGCTAGCACTGACGATGGCTATGATTTTTACATATATTGATTGGCGAACGAAAAAAGAAATTGAAGTGAAGCCGCTGCTGAAAAAAATTTGGCGCTTTCAATTTTTAGTGCTAAGTACGGCCTATGTGGTTATTTGTGTTGTTGGAATTATTCAATCCGTTATAGAATATTTACAGACTGTCTAAGCATTTTCTTTTCAAGTTGAAGCCATAAGCGTTAAAATAATAACATTAAAAATGTTTCTATAAAATTAACTCTTTATAAGTAATAAGTTGGGAAAATACCAAATATTTGATGTGTAAAATGTAAGTGCATGTTATTCGCTTAGAAGAGCAGGTTGAATTGAGTATTTTCTTAATATTTGTTGAGAATTGTCATTTTAAATAATCGTTCTAGGATAAATCGCATAGTATTAATGGAACTTATTTTTTCAATTTTGCTTATTAAGGGTAAGATGATTTAGTGAGTAGAGGAGTTTATGTTAATGAAACTGGAGTCTATCCAAGTACCCATAGAAAATCGTGTGCTAGCAGATTATTGGTCACCAGAAACTGCCATTCATGAGTTTTTTGAATATGAATATAACGATCAATCTTTTGAAAAACGTGTGCGATATTTAGAACAGCATGCAAAAGACCAAAAAGAAATAGCAGCAATCATTCGCCAATTTATGGAGCCTCTTGGAATATCAAAGCAATCAAATGAGCATTTACAGCAACTTGAGCAAGGAGCTGTTGCAGTTGTTGGTGGGCAACAAGCTGGTATTTTAACAGGTCCTCTTTACTCAGTGCATAAGGCAATATCTGTCATAACATTAGCGAAAGAAC
This window harbors:
- a CDS encoding 2-dehydropantoate 2-reductase, producing MKIAIIGAGAVGQLMASFFAESGSTVTLVSRRQEQVDELRANDLTRINVDGTKTVQKIASTTDLKELPQQDLIVIAVKYGQLHELYEQLSLLSKEVPLLFMQNGLAHYEEALQLAQKNIAFCTVSFGAQLIDSSTVQHRGVGVCKIALERGASAIFNRLLFLENALFPVQLVDNAQQILFEKAVLNSLINPLTAVLQVKNGELVTNKQAFLIMQTIYKELMVAFKGIEETIPFSKVVDLCEQTANNTSSMLTDRVQGRKSEIDTIVGVLLNKALKNGHHLPTLRTLYHQVLAIEECGERR
- a CDS encoding DUF3397 domain-containing protein — translated: MKDFLHIVISVIIFCPILLFVIVYLIGRKVKIRGTHAFGAASDVTTFCLFFSVPLAIGVLWSVNVGVLLVMLALTMAMIFTYIDWRTKKEIEVKPLLKKIWRFQFLVLSTAYVVICVVGIIQSVIEYLQTV